The following coding sequences lie in one Sorex araneus isolate mSorAra2 chromosome 4, mSorAra2.pri, whole genome shotgun sequence genomic window:
- the UBA3 gene encoding NEDD8-activating enzyme E1 catalytic subunit isoform X4 produces the protein MAVDGGCGDTGDWEGRWNHVKKFLERSGPFTHPDFEPSTESLQFLLDTCKVLVIGAGGLGCELLKNLALSGFRQIHVIDMDTIDVSNLNRQFLFRPKDVGRPKAEVAAEFLNDRIPNCNVVPHFNKIQDFNDIFYRQFHIIVCGLDSIIARRWINGMLISLLNYEDGVLDPSSIVPLIDGGTEGFKGNARVILPGMTACIECTLELYPPQVNFPMCTIASMPRLPEHCIEYVRILQWPKEQPFGEGVPLDGDDPGHIQWIFEKSQERASQYNIKGVTYRLTQGVVKRIIPAVASTNAVIAAVCATEVFKIATSAYIPLNNYLVFNDVDGLYTYTFEAERKENCPACSQLPQNIQFSPSAKLQEVLDYLTNSASLQMKSPAITATLEGKNRTLYLQSVTSIEERTRPNLSKTLKELGLVDGQELAVADVTTPQTVLFKLHFTS, from the exons ATGGCTGTTGATGGTGGGTGTGGGGACACTGGAGACTGGGAAGGTCGCTGGAACCATGTAAAGAAGTTCCTCGAGCGATCTGGACCCTTCACACACCCTGATTTCGAACCCAGCACTGAA TCTCTCCAGTTTTTGTTAGATACATGTAAAGTTCTAGTGATTGGAGCAGGCGGCTTAGGATGTGAGCTCCTGAAAAATCtg GCATTATCTGGATTTAGACAGATTCATGTTATAGACATGGACACTATAGATGTTTCCAATCTGAATAGGCAGTTTTTGTTTAG GCCTAAAGATGTTGGAAGGCCTAAAGCTGAAGTTGCTGCggaatttttaaatgacagaatTCCTAACTGCAATGTAGTTCC ACATTTCAACAAGATTCAggattttaatgatattttctaTCGAC aatttcatATAATCGTATGTGGCTTGGACTCTATCATAGCCAGAAGATGGATAAATGGCATGCTG ATATCACTTCTCAATTATGAGGATGGTGTGTTAGATCCAAGCTCCATTGTCCCTTTGATAGATGGGGGAACAGAAGGCTTTAAAGGGAATGCCCGAGTGATTCTGCCTGGTATGACTGCTTGTATTGAATGCACACTGGAACTGTATCCACCACAG GTCAATTTCCCCATGTGCACCATTGCATCTATGCCCAGGCTACCAGAGCACTGTATTGAGTATGTCAGGATACTACAGTGGCCCAAGGAGCAGCCTTTTGGAG AAGGGGTTCCATTAGATGGAGATGATCCTGGCCATATCCAGTGGATTTTTGAAAAATCCCAAGAAAGAGCATCTCAATACAACATTAAGGGTGTTACATATAGACTCACTCAAG gGGTGGTAAAACGAATCATTCCTGCAGTAGCTTCCACAAATGCAGTCATTGCAG CTGTGTGTGCCACTGAGGTTTTTAAAATAGCCACAAG TGCATACATTCCTCTTAATAATTACTTGGTATTTAATGATGTAGATGGACTGTACACATACACGTTTGAAGCAGAGAGGAAG gAAAACTGTCCAGCTTGTAGCCAGCTTCCTCAAAATATTCAGTTTTCTCCATCAGCTAAACTGCAGGAGGTTTTGGATTATCTAACCAATAGTGCATCTCT GCAGATGAAATCTCCAGCCATCACAGCCACATTAGAGGGGAAAAATAGAACACTTTACTTACAG TCAGTAACTTCTATTGAAGAGCGAACAAGGCCAAATCTCTCCAAGACACTGAAAG aATTGGGACTTGTTGATGGGCAAGAACTGGCAGTTGCTGATGTCACTACACCACAGACTGTACTATTCAAACTTCATTTTacttcttaa
- the UBA3 gene encoding NEDD8-activating enzyme E1 catalytic subunit isoform X1, with protein MLGIEPGSAACKANALPAVLSLQPLKNHCRREKKRRRIEELLAEKMAVDGGCGDTGDWEGRWNHVKKFLERSGPFTHPDFEPSTESLQFLLDTCKVLVIGAGGLGCELLKNLALSGFRQIHVIDMDTIDVSNLNRQFLFRPKDVGRPKAEVAAEFLNDRIPNCNVVPHFNKIQDFNDIFYRQFHIIVCGLDSIIARRWINGMLISLLNYEDGVLDPSSIVPLIDGGTEGFKGNARVILPGMTACIECTLELYPPQVNFPMCTIASMPRLPEHCIEYVRILQWPKEQPFGEGVPLDGDDPGHIQWIFEKSQERASQYNIKGVTYRLTQGVVKRIIPAVASTNAVIAAVCATEVFKIATSAYIPLNNYLVFNDVDGLYTYTFEAERKENCPACSQLPQNIQFSPSAKLQEVLDYLTNSASLQMKSPAITATLEGKNRTLYLQSVTSIEERTRPNLSKTLKELGLVDGQELAVADVTTPQTVLFKLHFTS; from the exons atgctgggaattgaacccgggtcggccgcgtgcaaggcaaacgccctacccgctgtgctatctctccagcccctaaagaatcATTGTAGAAG ggagaagaaaagaaggagaatagAGGAGCTGCTGGCTGAGAA AATGGCTGTTGATGGTGGGTGTGGGGACACTGGAGACTGGGAAGGTCGCTGGAACCATGTAAAGAAGTTCCTCGAGCGATCTGGACCCTTCACACACCCTGATTTCGAACCCAGCACTGAA TCTCTCCAGTTTTTGTTAGATACATGTAAAGTTCTAGTGATTGGAGCAGGCGGCTTAGGATGTGAGCTCCTGAAAAATCtg GCATTATCTGGATTTAGACAGATTCATGTTATAGACATGGACACTATAGATGTTTCCAATCTGAATAGGCAGTTTTTGTTTAG GCCTAAAGATGTTGGAAGGCCTAAAGCTGAAGTTGCTGCggaatttttaaatgacagaatTCCTAACTGCAATGTAGTTCC ACATTTCAACAAGATTCAggattttaatgatattttctaTCGAC aatttcatATAATCGTATGTGGCTTGGACTCTATCATAGCCAGAAGATGGATAAATGGCATGCTG ATATCACTTCTCAATTATGAGGATGGTGTGTTAGATCCAAGCTCCATTGTCCCTTTGATAGATGGGGGAACAGAAGGCTTTAAAGGGAATGCCCGAGTGATTCTGCCTGGTATGACTGCTTGTATTGAATGCACACTGGAACTGTATCCACCACAG GTCAATTTCCCCATGTGCACCATTGCATCTATGCCCAGGCTACCAGAGCACTGTATTGAGTATGTCAGGATACTACAGTGGCCCAAGGAGCAGCCTTTTGGAG AAGGGGTTCCATTAGATGGAGATGATCCTGGCCATATCCAGTGGATTTTTGAAAAATCCCAAGAAAGAGCATCTCAATACAACATTAAGGGTGTTACATATAGACTCACTCAAG gGGTGGTAAAACGAATCATTCCTGCAGTAGCTTCCACAAATGCAGTCATTGCAG CTGTGTGTGCCACTGAGGTTTTTAAAATAGCCACAAG TGCATACATTCCTCTTAATAATTACTTGGTATTTAATGATGTAGATGGACTGTACACATACACGTTTGAAGCAGAGAGGAAG gAAAACTGTCCAGCTTGTAGCCAGCTTCCTCAAAATATTCAGTTTTCTCCATCAGCTAAACTGCAGGAGGTTTTGGATTATCTAACCAATAGTGCATCTCT GCAGATGAAATCTCCAGCCATCACAGCCACATTAGAGGGGAAAAATAGAACACTTTACTTACAG TCAGTAACTTCTATTGAAGAGCGAACAAGGCCAAATCTCTCCAAGACACTGAAAG aATTGGGACTTGTTGATGGGCAAGAACTGGCAGTTGCTGATGTCACTACACCACAGACTGTACTATTCAAACTTCATTTTacttcttaa
- the UBA3 gene encoding NEDD8-activating enzyme E1 catalytic subunit isoform X2: protein MADGEEPEKKRRRIEELLAEKMAVDGGCGDTGDWEGRWNHVKKFLERSGPFTHPDFEPSTESLQFLLDTCKVLVIGAGGLGCELLKNLALSGFRQIHVIDMDTIDVSNLNRQFLFRPKDVGRPKAEVAAEFLNDRIPNCNVVPHFNKIQDFNDIFYRQFHIIVCGLDSIIARRWINGMLISLLNYEDGVLDPSSIVPLIDGGTEGFKGNARVILPGMTACIECTLELYPPQVNFPMCTIASMPRLPEHCIEYVRILQWPKEQPFGEGVPLDGDDPGHIQWIFEKSQERASQYNIKGVTYRLTQGVVKRIIPAVASTNAVIAAVCATEVFKIATSAYIPLNNYLVFNDVDGLYTYTFEAERKENCPACSQLPQNIQFSPSAKLQEVLDYLTNSASLQMKSPAITATLEGKNRTLYLQSVTSIEERTRPNLSKTLKELGLVDGQELAVADVTTPQTVLFKLHFTS, encoded by the exons ATGGCGGATGGCGAGGAGCC ggagaagaaaagaaggagaatagAGGAGCTGCTGGCTGAGAA AATGGCTGTTGATGGTGGGTGTGGGGACACTGGAGACTGGGAAGGTCGCTGGAACCATGTAAAGAAGTTCCTCGAGCGATCTGGACCCTTCACACACCCTGATTTCGAACCCAGCACTGAA TCTCTCCAGTTTTTGTTAGATACATGTAAAGTTCTAGTGATTGGAGCAGGCGGCTTAGGATGTGAGCTCCTGAAAAATCtg GCATTATCTGGATTTAGACAGATTCATGTTATAGACATGGACACTATAGATGTTTCCAATCTGAATAGGCAGTTTTTGTTTAG GCCTAAAGATGTTGGAAGGCCTAAAGCTGAAGTTGCTGCggaatttttaaatgacagaatTCCTAACTGCAATGTAGTTCC ACATTTCAACAAGATTCAggattttaatgatattttctaTCGAC aatttcatATAATCGTATGTGGCTTGGACTCTATCATAGCCAGAAGATGGATAAATGGCATGCTG ATATCACTTCTCAATTATGAGGATGGTGTGTTAGATCCAAGCTCCATTGTCCCTTTGATAGATGGGGGAACAGAAGGCTTTAAAGGGAATGCCCGAGTGATTCTGCCTGGTATGACTGCTTGTATTGAATGCACACTGGAACTGTATCCACCACAG GTCAATTTCCCCATGTGCACCATTGCATCTATGCCCAGGCTACCAGAGCACTGTATTGAGTATGTCAGGATACTACAGTGGCCCAAGGAGCAGCCTTTTGGAG AAGGGGTTCCATTAGATGGAGATGATCCTGGCCATATCCAGTGGATTTTTGAAAAATCCCAAGAAAGAGCATCTCAATACAACATTAAGGGTGTTACATATAGACTCACTCAAG gGGTGGTAAAACGAATCATTCCTGCAGTAGCTTCCACAAATGCAGTCATTGCAG CTGTGTGTGCCACTGAGGTTTTTAAAATAGCCACAAG TGCATACATTCCTCTTAATAATTACTTGGTATTTAATGATGTAGATGGACTGTACACATACACGTTTGAAGCAGAGAGGAAG gAAAACTGTCCAGCTTGTAGCCAGCTTCCTCAAAATATTCAGTTTTCTCCATCAGCTAAACTGCAGGAGGTTTTGGATTATCTAACCAATAGTGCATCTCT GCAGATGAAATCTCCAGCCATCACAGCCACATTAGAGGGGAAAAATAGAACACTTTACTTACAG TCAGTAACTTCTATTGAAGAGCGAACAAGGCCAAATCTCTCCAAGACACTGAAAG aATTGGGACTTGTTGATGGGCAAGAACTGGCAGTTGCTGATGTCACTACACCACAGACTGTACTATTCAAACTTCATTTTacttcttaa
- the UBA3 gene encoding NEDD8-activating enzyme E1 catalytic subunit isoform X3, protein MADGEEPMAVDGGCGDTGDWEGRWNHVKKFLERSGPFTHPDFEPSTESLQFLLDTCKVLVIGAGGLGCELLKNLALSGFRQIHVIDMDTIDVSNLNRQFLFRPKDVGRPKAEVAAEFLNDRIPNCNVVPHFNKIQDFNDIFYRQFHIIVCGLDSIIARRWINGMLISLLNYEDGVLDPSSIVPLIDGGTEGFKGNARVILPGMTACIECTLELYPPQVNFPMCTIASMPRLPEHCIEYVRILQWPKEQPFGEGVPLDGDDPGHIQWIFEKSQERASQYNIKGVTYRLTQGVVKRIIPAVASTNAVIAAVCATEVFKIATSAYIPLNNYLVFNDVDGLYTYTFEAERKENCPACSQLPQNIQFSPSAKLQEVLDYLTNSASLQMKSPAITATLEGKNRTLYLQSVTSIEERTRPNLSKTLKELGLVDGQELAVADVTTPQTVLFKLHFTS, encoded by the exons ATGGCGGATGGCGAGGAGCC AATGGCTGTTGATGGTGGGTGTGGGGACACTGGAGACTGGGAAGGTCGCTGGAACCATGTAAAGAAGTTCCTCGAGCGATCTGGACCCTTCACACACCCTGATTTCGAACCCAGCACTGAA TCTCTCCAGTTTTTGTTAGATACATGTAAAGTTCTAGTGATTGGAGCAGGCGGCTTAGGATGTGAGCTCCTGAAAAATCtg GCATTATCTGGATTTAGACAGATTCATGTTATAGACATGGACACTATAGATGTTTCCAATCTGAATAGGCAGTTTTTGTTTAG GCCTAAAGATGTTGGAAGGCCTAAAGCTGAAGTTGCTGCggaatttttaaatgacagaatTCCTAACTGCAATGTAGTTCC ACATTTCAACAAGATTCAggattttaatgatattttctaTCGAC aatttcatATAATCGTATGTGGCTTGGACTCTATCATAGCCAGAAGATGGATAAATGGCATGCTG ATATCACTTCTCAATTATGAGGATGGTGTGTTAGATCCAAGCTCCATTGTCCCTTTGATAGATGGGGGAACAGAAGGCTTTAAAGGGAATGCCCGAGTGATTCTGCCTGGTATGACTGCTTGTATTGAATGCACACTGGAACTGTATCCACCACAG GTCAATTTCCCCATGTGCACCATTGCATCTATGCCCAGGCTACCAGAGCACTGTATTGAGTATGTCAGGATACTACAGTGGCCCAAGGAGCAGCCTTTTGGAG AAGGGGTTCCATTAGATGGAGATGATCCTGGCCATATCCAGTGGATTTTTGAAAAATCCCAAGAAAGAGCATCTCAATACAACATTAAGGGTGTTACATATAGACTCACTCAAG gGGTGGTAAAACGAATCATTCCTGCAGTAGCTTCCACAAATGCAGTCATTGCAG CTGTGTGTGCCACTGAGGTTTTTAAAATAGCCACAAG TGCATACATTCCTCTTAATAATTACTTGGTATTTAATGATGTAGATGGACTGTACACATACACGTTTGAAGCAGAGAGGAAG gAAAACTGTCCAGCTTGTAGCCAGCTTCCTCAAAATATTCAGTTTTCTCCATCAGCTAAACTGCAGGAGGTTTTGGATTATCTAACCAATAGTGCATCTCT GCAGATGAAATCTCCAGCCATCACAGCCACATTAGAGGGGAAAAATAGAACACTTTACTTACAG TCAGTAACTTCTATTGAAGAGCGAACAAGGCCAAATCTCTCCAAGACACTGAAAG aATTGGGACTTGTTGATGGGCAAGAACTGGCAGTTGCTGATGTCACTACACCACAGACTGTACTATTCAAACTTCATTTTacttcttaa